A portion of the Adhaeribacter radiodurans genome contains these proteins:
- the lpdA gene encoding dihydrolipoyl dehydrogenase: MASAYDLIVIGSGPGGYVAAIRASQLGLKVGVVERAELGGICLNWGCIPTKALLKSAQVFEYIKHAQDYGINVGDATADFGAVINRSRGVANGMSKGIQFLFRKNKIDHIAGFGKVLGNKKVEVTTADGKKETYEAPNVILATGARSRELPNLPIDGKKIVGYRQAMVLEKQPKTMVVVGSGAIGVEFAYFYNAMGTKVTIVEYMPNVVPVEDEEVSKQLEKSFKKSGIDILTNSSVEAVDTSGEGCVVKIKTAKGEETITCDVVLSAVGVATNLEGIGLEETGVKVEKGRVVVDEFYRTSVPGIYAIGDIVMGPALAHVASAEGIICVEKIAGHHPEPLNYKNLPGCTYCSPEIASVGLTEKQAREQGLDIKVGKFPFSASGKASAAGVKEGFVKVIFDAKYGEWLGAHMIGANVTEMIAEVVVARKLETTGHEIIKSVHPHPTMSEAIMEATAAAYDEVIHL, translated from the coding sequence ATGGCATCAGCATACGATTTGATAGTAATTGGCAGCGGACCAGGTGGTTACGTAGCCGCTATCCGTGCCTCACAACTCGGCCTGAAAGTAGGGGTAGTAGAAAGAGCAGAACTGGGTGGGATTTGCTTGAACTGGGGTTGTATTCCCACGAAGGCTTTGCTCAAGAGCGCTCAGGTTTTTGAATACATTAAGCATGCGCAGGACTACGGAATTAACGTAGGAGATGCTACTGCTGATTTCGGGGCAGTAATTAACCGTAGTCGGGGCGTAGCCAATGGTATGAGTAAAGGTATTCAGTTTTTATTCCGGAAAAATAAAATTGATCATATTGCTGGTTTCGGCAAAGTGCTGGGCAACAAAAAAGTAGAAGTAACTACTGCCGATGGTAAAAAAGAAACCTACGAAGCGCCAAATGTTATTTTAGCTACTGGTGCCCGCTCGCGCGAGTTGCCTAATTTGCCAATAGATGGTAAAAAAATTGTGGGCTACCGCCAGGCCATGGTGCTGGAAAAACAACCTAAAACCATGGTAGTGGTGGGTTCCGGTGCTATTGGCGTAGAGTTCGCGTATTTTTATAATGCTATGGGTACCAAAGTTACCATTGTAGAGTACATGCCGAACGTAGTGCCCGTAGAAGACGAAGAAGTATCCAAACAACTCGAAAAATCTTTCAAAAAATCGGGTATTGATATTTTAACCAACTCTTCGGTAGAAGCCGTAGATACCAGCGGCGAAGGCTGCGTAGTTAAAATTAAAACGGCTAAAGGCGAAGAAACAATTACCTGCGATGTAGTTTTATCGGCGGTTGGAGTAGCTACTAACCTGGAGGGCATTGGTTTAGAAGAAACCGGCGTAAAAGTAGAAAAAGGCCGGGTAGTAGTAGATGAATTCTACCGCACCAGCGTACCGGGCATTTATGCCATCGGCGATATTGTAATGGGGCCCGCTCTGGCGCACGTTGCTTCCGCGGAAGGTATTATTTGCGTAGAGAAAATAGCCGGTCACCATCCGGAGCCGCTTAACTATAAAAACCTGCCGGGCTGTACGTATTGCTCTCCCGAAATTGCATCGGTAGGCTTAACCGAAAAACAAGCCCGCGAACAAGGTTTAGACATTAAGGTAGGTAAATTCCCTTTTTCGGCATCGGGCAAAGCTAGTGCCGCTGGGGTGAAAGAAGGTTTTGTAAAAGTAATTTTCGATGCCAAGTACGGCGAATGGCTGGGCGCGCACATGATCGGGGCCAACGTAACCGAAATGATTGCCGAAGTAGTTGTAGCCCGGAAACTGGAAACAACCGGTCACGAAATTATTAAATCAGTACACCCGCACCCTACCATGTCAGAAGCAATAATGGAAGCTACTGCCGCTGCTTACGACGAAGTAATTCACTTGTAG
- a CDS encoding tetratricopeptide repeat protein, with protein MKYFLTFFVAITLLTACTQRNYKSYTRQAATKFQAKDYQGAIEEYSKAINLKSNNADLYKRRGIARYELKDYPNALTDLNQAAVLNKYDAETFKFLGDVQMQQNNLKEAVVSYTQAITLDNEYANAYNNRGICKAKLKDHAGAVNDYTKAILFKPDYAVAYQNRANAKFRVKAYREALEDYNKALNYDSDLPEAYFNRALINKTLKQNQDACRDWAKAEELGVDKAGDYRKRFCK; from the coding sequence ATGAAATACTTTTTAACTTTTTTTGTGGCTATTACCTTGCTTACGGCCTGTACCCAGCGTAATTATAAATCTTATACGCGTCAGGCCGCCACTAAATTCCAGGCAAAGGATTACCAGGGCGCAATAGAGGAATACAGCAAAGCCATTAACCTGAAATCGAACAATGCTGATTTATATAAACGCCGCGGCATAGCTCGCTACGAACTAAAAGATTACCCAAACGCTTTAACAGATTTAAACCAGGCTGCAGTTTTAAATAAATACGATGCCGAAACTTTTAAATTCCTGGGCGATGTGCAAATGCAACAGAATAATTTAAAGGAAGCTGTTGTAAGTTATACCCAAGCCATTACTCTTGATAACGAGTATGCAAACGCTTACAACAACCGGGGAATTTGTAAGGCAAAATTAAAAGATCATGCGGGGGCGGTAAACGATTACACCAAAGCCATTTTATTTAAACCAGATTACGCCGTTGCTTACCAAAACCGGGCAAATGCCAAGTTTCGGGTAAAAGCCTACCGCGAAGCCCTTGAAGATTATAACAAAGCCTTGAATTACGACAGCGACCTACCCGAAGCTTATTTTAACCGCGCCCTGATTAACAAAACTTTAAAGCAAAATCAGGATGCCTGCCGGGATTGGGCCAAAGCCGAAGAACTAGGCGTAGACAAAGCCGGCGACTACCGGAAGCGTTTTTGTAAGTAA
- a CDS encoding M4 family metallopeptidase, with amino-acid sequence MKMYKLVPCSELESSRKWWHFLFKSYPNKLAWVYAGKNKFLVLLVLSVIGLISPAMAQVDDINQSVLAPLLQPSSRYTFLRFKEGVQLAPQELFKTYSTVFGLTENDVMTLQKSDSDKLGFIHYRFQQVYKQIPVEGGEFIVHQKGGELTTANGRVVPKLNAEIGNSMPADAAIDFALRYTNAKRYKWQLDRRLYPKPTLVFTPVNVESGKNLNLAATKYRLAYKMDIFAAVPFSHNRVYVDAYSGEIIKTISLIQDCTNATAATLYNGNQSIQTELTAMGNYRLFDNCRSDGACGDVGGTIRTRSLLSGDLTNSTTNWAGVGASAHWALEKTYDYYNCTFGRQSYDGANAVLNAFINDNAAGRDNAFWDSGTMDMHFGDGGGGATTGAIVSLDVVGHELTHAFTQFTAGLVYSNESGALNESFSDIFGTAVEYYGQGGTGDYDIGEDMWIPGGKLRSMSNPNDKNQPDTYLGTNWYSGVLDHGGVHTNSGVQNFWFYLLSEGGTGTNDISDSYNVTGIGRDNALAISYQALTYYMNSMDQYIDSRYATIQAAEDLFGACSPESYQVANAWYAVGVGGPVGDLWSKDRPDDTGNEPNNISSFMWGSEDIWVRKQNDGLTNQVHQNPEYRDPALGVPNYVYVRVRNRSCTSSGSGNVNLYWAKASTGLSWPSPWTGAVMGGLQMGSPIATLPTGTIAASGETILEFPWYPPNPADYSGAYGLDFSHFCLLSRIETSTTAPFGMTFPENTDLNLNVKKNNNIAWKNITVVDEAAGDGLTAAVAIGNYLEQERLRTKLVFSIPKEEKLPFTAIGVVRISLGEKLFKKWLEGDRVGEGIKVNNRGEIYLSEPTAWIGNIILSPQEVYGIKVLFDVKEKLLNDSIFHFDVTQYRTDNQRDSLVGGERFEINTNALLRRKKYPKQIIQPTNNQKAPEQIVSLPLKNEITAKAFPNPTSASATIQFYLPKAGNVELSIYNAIGNKVTTLVNGSQNAGFHEVLFQAEKLPKGIYFYRLNALGTNLVKRILLTK; translated from the coding sequence ATGAAAATGTACAAACTTGTTCCCTGCTCGGAACTTGAAAGCAGCAGAAAATGGTGGCACTTCCTTTTTAAGAGCTATCCTAATAAGTTAGCTTGGGTTTATGCCGGCAAAAATAAATTTTTAGTATTACTGGTTCTTAGTGTGATAGGGCTAATAAGTCCGGCTATGGCTCAGGTAGATGATATTAATCAATCTGTTCTGGCACCACTCCTGCAACCTTCCAGCAGGTATACTTTTTTAAGATTTAAGGAAGGGGTACAATTAGCCCCACAAGAGTTGTTTAAAACCTATTCTACGGTATTTGGATTAACTGAAAATGATGTAATGACTTTGCAAAAATCTGACAGCGATAAGTTAGGTTTTATTCATTACCGGTTCCAGCAAGTTTACAAGCAAATACCCGTGGAAGGAGGAGAGTTTATTGTTCACCAAAAAGGAGGAGAACTAACTACCGCCAACGGGCGGGTAGTTCCCAAATTAAACGCCGAGATAGGAAATTCTATGCCCGCTGATGCAGCAATAGACTTTGCTTTGCGGTATACTAATGCTAAACGCTACAAATGGCAATTAGACCGTAGATTATATCCGAAGCCTACTTTAGTGTTTACGCCCGTAAATGTAGAAAGTGGTAAAAACCTTAATTTGGCTGCTACTAAATACCGGTTAGCTTATAAAATGGATATTTTTGCCGCCGTTCCATTTAGCCATAATCGAGTGTATGTTGATGCCTATTCCGGTGAAATAATCAAGACAATTAGCCTTATCCAGGATTGTACAAATGCTACTGCGGCTACTTTGTACAATGGTAACCAATCCATTCAAACTGAACTTACGGCTATGGGTAATTATCGCTTATTTGACAATTGCCGGAGCGATGGCGCCTGCGGCGATGTGGGGGGAACCATCCGTACCCGATCATTGCTTTCCGGAGATTTAACCAACAGTACTACTAATTGGGCAGGGGTAGGAGCCAGCGCACATTGGGCCCTTGAAAAAACCTATGATTATTATAATTGTACCTTCGGGCGGCAAAGCTACGATGGTGCCAATGCGGTACTTAATGCCTTTATAAACGACAATGCCGCAGGACGGGATAATGCTTTTTGGGATAGTGGAACAATGGACATGCATTTTGGAGATGGGGGCGGTGGCGCAACTACCGGAGCTATTGTATCCTTGGATGTAGTAGGGCACGAATTAACTCATGCCTTTACTCAATTTACCGCTGGTTTGGTTTACTCTAACGAATCCGGCGCTTTAAACGAATCTTTCAGCGATATCTTTGGTACAGCAGTGGAATACTACGGACAAGGTGGTACTGGCGATTATGATATTGGAGAAGATATGTGGATTCCGGGCGGAAAATTACGCTCTATGTCTAACCCGAATGACAAAAATCAACCTGACACTTATTTAGGAACTAACTGGTACTCCGGCGTGCTAGACCACGGGGGCGTACATACAAACTCCGGAGTACAGAATTTCTGGTTTTATTTACTTAGCGAAGGCGGCACTGGTACTAACGATATTAGTGACAGCTATAATGTAACTGGCATTGGCCGGGATAATGCACTCGCTATTTCTTATCAGGCCTTAACTTATTACATGAACAGTATGGACCAGTATATCGACTCCCGCTATGCTACTATTCAGGCAGCCGAAGATTTATTTGGGGCCTGTTCTCCAGAATCTTACCAGGTGGCAAATGCCTGGTACGCGGTAGGTGTAGGTGGCCCAGTGGGCGACTTGTGGTCGAAAGACCGCCCGGATGATACCGGCAATGAACCTAACAATATTTCCTCGTTTATGTGGGGCAGCGAGGATATCTGGGTTAGAAAACAAAACGATGGCTTGACAAACCAAGTTCACCAAAATCCGGAATACCGGGATCCAGCTTTGGGCGTTCCTAACTATGTATACGTTCGGGTTAGAAACCGGAGTTGTACCAGTTCCGGCAGCGGCAACGTAAATTTATATTGGGCAAAAGCGTCTACCGGGCTTAGCTGGCCCTCTCCCTGGACAGGAGCTGTAATGGGTGGTTTGCAAATGGGCAGCCCTATTGCTACTCTGCCAACTGGTACCATTGCAGCTAGCGGAGAAACTATCCTGGAATTTCCTTGGTACCCGCCTAATCCGGCCGATTACAGTGGTGCTTACGGCCTCGATTTTTCTCACTTCTGTTTATTATCACGCATCGAAACTTCTACTACCGCACCTTTCGGTATGACTTTCCCCGAAAACACCGATTTGAACTTGAATGTTAAGAAAAATAACAACATTGCCTGGAAAAATATTACAGTTGTGGATGAAGCAGCCGGCGATGGTTTAACCGCCGCTGTAGCCATTGGCAATTATCTGGAACAAGAGCGTTTACGAACCAAATTGGTGTTCAGCATTCCGAAAGAAGAAAAATTGCCATTTACTGCTATTGGCGTAGTAAGAATTTCTTTAGGCGAGAAATTATTTAAAAAGTGGTTAGAAGGAGATAGAGTAGGAGAGGGTATAAAGGTGAATAACCGAGGCGAAATTTACCTTTCTGAACCTACGGCTTGGATTGGAAATATAATACTTAGCCCGCAAGAGGTTTATGGCATTAAAGTGTTGTTTGATGTAAAAGAAAAATTATTGAATGATAGTATCTTTCATTTTGATGTAACTCAATACCGGACCGATAATCAAAGAGATTCTTTAGTAGGAGGAGAGCGATTTGAAATTAATACGAATGCTCTTTTACGGCGAAAAAAATATCCAAAACAGATTATCCAACCAACAAATAATCAGAAAGCTCCTGAGCAAATAGTGAGTTTACCGCTTAAAAATGAGATTACAGCGAAAGCCTTCCCTAATCCGACCAGTGCTTCGGCTACCATCCAATTTTATTTGCCTAAAGCCGGGAATGTAGAACTAAGTATTTATAATGCTATTGGTAATAAAGTAACAACCTTGGTGAATGGATCACAAAATGCAGGATTTCACGAAGTGTTATTCCAGGCGGAAAAGTTACCTAAAGGGATTTATTTTTACCGGCTCAATGCATTAGGTACTAACCTGGTTAAAAGAATATTATTAACAAAGTAA
- a CDS encoding CHAT domain-containing protein, with product MNMLIAVKLITVVLFAAFYFSAAECSAQKATYQQQAQQLCDEAYTLLFLQGKDSLALLKYQQVKANYFNKPAVDSNLVDACFGMGVIYQIRRNFTQAIKQYKESITYQQKITPEKDSSNFYPYVLIAENFIHLNYYDSAYTYYRNAEHLLIRYPNIPQAQRFYNGMGNLYYLLGNYTQSTNYYEKVLKNLNPDGKSFQQLNENDAYRYIMYSNNIATAYRKLGLYQPAIQNIKGLIRYGILPNLLYQNIAVTYLQYNQLDSAITYLQKIITDKTKGASLDIIGEQIDLYNNWGTVYLKTKNFNKALFNFDKAQQISIANYGFKNDGLAIAFAGKGQVYEKLRNYPLALQHYQSALQALHFTFNNANVYQNPPDFNGTVSSLLLFEVLKNKAGTFRQFYNQTRKTSDLEASLQTYELAFQLADRIRKSYDSDEAKLFFNRTVAPTYEEAIATAFHLFEQTQQKSYLETAFALAEGSKAAVLAESLRKLEIKNISGISPRLRQQEADLKRNNVALQVKLVEDTVSNFRREMYRDRLRENEIKLAKIDKEFENNKQYYQLKYDTQPVKVSPIQEKLSKQTAIVEYFIGKNNLYVFVITSQSFEAKQLNSTKAFRKNWAILHKAFYQPEPTFGLPESQAAHQLYQQLIAPVAASLTGKQRLVIIPDKELGYVPFEALISDTNTNHYLIQDKIISYAYSGKLLPTGSTNKLVNQEALVLAMAPFGAKNHDTKTARRAGMFASLDASADEVNQIGNQVFIGPDATKALFERLASKSDIIHLATHASVNNQETLQSFIAFYPSDSLNNYRLYISEIYDLNLSKLKLIVLSACETGNGQLVQGEGIMSLARAFRYAGCPSTVTTLWPAEDKATAYITTRLHAYLKAGKPKDEAVQLAKLDCLKNQTNPQFQSPVYWANLIFIGDEAPIYQTTNYAIVVWIAGSMLVVFSVLWLFYKRGIIQKSTTKNSDTPPSLIPLT from the coding sequence ATGAATATGTTAATAGCAGTAAAACTAATTACTGTGGTTCTGTTTGCCGCATTTTACTTTTCTGCCGCAGAATGTTCAGCTCAAAAAGCAACTTACCAGCAGCAGGCGCAACAGTTATGCGATGAAGCTTACACCTTATTGTTTCTGCAAGGCAAGGATAGTTTAGCTTTGCTGAAGTATCAACAGGTAAAAGCTAATTATTTTAACAAACCTGCCGTTGACTCTAACCTGGTAGATGCCTGTTTTGGAATGGGCGTTATTTACCAGATAAGAAGAAATTTTACCCAGGCGATTAAACAGTATAAAGAATCCATTACGTACCAGCAAAAAATAACTCCCGAAAAAGATTCCAGCAACTTTTATCCTTATGTACTAATTGCCGAAAATTTTATTCATCTCAATTATTATGATTCAGCTTATACTTATTACAGAAATGCTGAACATTTACTAATCCGTTACCCTAACATTCCGCAGGCGCAACGCTTCTACAATGGTATGGGTAATCTCTATTACTTATTAGGCAATTACACCCAGAGCACCAATTATTACGAGAAAGTACTTAAAAACTTAAATCCGGACGGCAAGTCGTTTCAGCAATTAAATGAAAATGATGCTTACCGGTATATTATGTATAGTAATAATATTGCTACGGCCTACCGCAAACTTGGACTTTATCAACCAGCCATTCAAAATATAAAAGGTTTAATCCGGTATGGTATTCTGCCTAATTTATTATACCAGAATATTGCCGTTACCTATCTCCAATACAACCAGCTAGACAGCGCTATAACTTACCTGCAGAAAATCATCACCGATAAGACAAAGGGCGCTAGCCTGGATATTATTGGCGAGCAGATTGATTTATACAATAACTGGGGAACTGTTTACCTTAAAACTAAAAATTTTAATAAAGCTTTATTTAATTTCGATAAAGCTCAGCAAATAAGTATAGCGAACTATGGCTTTAAAAACGATGGTTTGGCCATTGCCTTCGCAGGAAAAGGACAAGTGTATGAGAAACTCAGAAATTATCCTTTAGCCTTGCAGCATTACCAATCGGCTCTGCAAGCACTGCATTTTACCTTTAATAACGCCAATGTTTATCAAAACCCGCCAGACTTTAACGGTACAGTTTCCTCCCTGCTGCTTTTTGAAGTATTAAAAAACAAAGCTGGTACGTTCCGACAATTTTATAACCAAACCCGGAAAACTTCTGATCTTGAAGCTTCTCTCCAAACGTATGAATTAGCTTTTCAATTGGCGGACCGAATTCGTAAAAGTTATGATTCGGATGAGGCTAAATTATTCTTTAACCGTACGGTAGCTCCCACCTACGAAGAAGCCATTGCCACCGCTTTTCACCTCTTTGAGCAAACCCAACAAAAAAGTTACCTTGAAACAGCTTTTGCCTTAGCCGAAGGAAGTAAAGCAGCTGTACTGGCAGAAAGTTTACGAAAGTTAGAGATTAAAAATATTTCGGGTATCAGCCCAAGGTTGAGGCAACAAGAAGCCGACTTAAAACGCAATAATGTCGCTCTCCAGGTGAAGCTGGTAGAAGACACCGTTAGTAATTTCCGAAGAGAAATGTACCGGGATCGTCTTCGGGAAAATGAAATTAAACTGGCGAAAATTGACAAAGAGTTCGAAAATAATAAACAATACTACCAACTCAAATACGATACGCAGCCAGTAAAAGTAAGCCCGATTCAGGAAAAACTAAGTAAACAAACAGCCATTGTTGAATACTTTATCGGGAAAAACAACTTATACGTTTTTGTTATTACATCGCAAAGTTTCGAAGCCAAACAACTTAACTCTACTAAAGCATTCCGGAAAAATTGGGCCATACTACATAAAGCTTTTTACCAACCGGAACCAACCTTTGGCTTACCGGAAAGTCAGGCTGCACACCAATTATATCAACAATTAATAGCCCCAGTAGCGGCTTCCTTAACCGGAAAGCAACGTTTAGTAATTATCCCGGACAAAGAACTTGGATATGTACCTTTCGAGGCTTTGATTTCTGATACCAACACCAATCATTATTTAATCCAGGATAAAATTATTAGTTACGCTTATTCAGGTAAGCTTTTACCCACCGGTTCCACCAATAAATTAGTTAATCAGGAAGCTTTGGTGCTGGCCATGGCTCCTTTCGGCGCGAAGAACCACGACACCAAAACAGCCCGGCGGGCCGGAATGTTTGCTTCTTTAGATGCTTCGGCCGACGAAGTGAATCAGATTGGTAACCAAGTATTCATTGGCCCAGATGCTACTAAAGCCCTATTTGAACGATTGGCTAGTAAATCTGATATTATTCACCTGGCCACGCACGCCAGCGTTAATAACCAAGAGACATTGCAATCTTTTATTGCTTTTTACCCAAGTGATTCGCTCAACAACTATCGACTTTACATTTCGGAAATTTACGATTTGAACTTAAGTAAGTTAAAATTGATAGTTTTGAGTGCCTGCGAAACGGGCAACGGCCAATTAGTACAAGGAGAAGGGATTATGAGTTTAGCCCGTGCTTTTAGGTACGCCGGCTGCCCCAGTACTGTAACTACCTTATGGCCGGCAGAAGATAAAGCCACAGCTTATATTACTACCCGGCTGCACGCTTATCTAAAAGCAGGAAAACCGAAAGATGAAGCCGTACAACTGGCAAAGCTTGATTGTTTAAAAAACCAAACCAATCCGCAGTTTCAATCGCCGGTTTATTGGGCAAATTTAATTTTTATCGGGGACGAAGCGCCTATCTATCAAACCACTAATTACGCTATAGTCGTTTGGATTGCGGGAAGTATGTTAGTCGTATTTTCAGTTTTATGGTTATTTTACAAACGAGGAATAATTCAAAAATCAACCACGAAAAACTCAGACACACCTCCCTCTTTAATCCCTTTAACCTAG
- a CDS encoding tol-pal system YbgF family protein: MMDDFDKDELVEQYLLGQLQGEALTDFKRRLATDESFKKEVAVEQAILRNLKTVGRQQRQQQFENFHLEIAEEPETEVKVVKMNTQRYFLMAAASIVLIITSILAINNLITRQSTPEAIYQAYYEPYLIPRFRGAPIEADQRTGAIEAYRAGDYLLSIQLFEQFLAKENDEKSLFYLGNAYLAANKPEAAIKTYLTYLQQYKQFETPSKWYLGLSYIKVENNAEAKKVLKEVAANKAPDNIYREKAKEILSKRKFKKLPDE, from the coding sequence ATGATGGATGATTTTGACAAAGACGAGTTGGTAGAGCAATACCTGCTGGGGCAATTGCAAGGCGAAGCATTAACTGATTTTAAACGCCGGTTAGCTACTGATGAATCTTTTAAAAAAGAAGTGGCAGTAGAGCAAGCTATTTTGAGAAATTTAAAAACGGTAGGCCGGCAACAAAGGCAACAGCAATTCGAGAATTTTCATCTGGAAATAGCAGAAGAGCCGGAAACGGAGGTAAAGGTTGTAAAAATGAATACCCAAAGGTATTTCTTAATGGCAGCAGCCAGTATTGTTTTAATTATTACCAGCATTTTAGCAATAAACAACCTAATTACCCGACAAAGCACTCCTGAGGCTATTTACCAAGCTTACTACGAACCTTATCTAATACCACGCTTTAGAGGAGCACCCATTGAAGCAGACCAGAGAACAGGGGCAATTGAAGCTTATAGAGCAGGTGACTACCTCCTAAGTATTCAATTGTTTGAGCAGTTTTTAGCGAAAGAAAACGATGAAAAATCTTTGTTTTATTTGGGCAATGCTTACTTAGCCGCTAATAAACCAGAAGCTGCTATTAAAACTTACCTGACTTACTTGCAGCAATACAAGCAATTTGAAACGCCCTCTAAATGGTACCTGGGCTTAAGTTACATTAAGGTGGAAAATAATGCCGAGGCTAAAAAAGTATTAAAAGAAGTAGCCGCTAACAAAGCGCCAGATAATATTTATCGAGAAAAAGCAAAAGAGATTTTGAGCAAACGGAAGTTTAAGAAGTTGCCCGACGAATAA
- a CDS encoding RNA polymerase sigma factor translates to MGNRLLVTEVLKKLYSDEIILRDLKNRDENTIRQVYQTNWPKILQMVKLNSGSYAEAKDLYQDSMLDFLEKVSSESFVLTCKLETYIYSICRNKWLYQLRGKQRFIDLDDYIEVQNVPDETEETDVKVPDDGQIIRAIHALGEPCKSLLVGFYYEKLSMEQLAAKLNYKSVNVAKQQKFRCKDRLKNAFSGYF, encoded by the coding sequence ATGGGTAATCGCTTATTGGTAACAGAAGTGCTGAAAAAACTTTATTCGGATGAGATTATTCTGCGGGATTTAAAAAATCGCGATGAAAATACTATCCGCCAGGTGTACCAGACCAACTGGCCCAAAATCTTGCAAATGGTAAAGTTAAACAGTGGCAGCTACGCCGAGGCAAAAGATTTATACCAGGACAGCATGCTCGATTTTCTGGAAAAAGTATCCAGCGAAAGCTTTGTTCTTACCTGTAAACTGGAAACATATATTTATTCAATCTGCCGTAATAAATGGCTGTACCAATTAAGAGGCAAACAACGGTTTATAGACTTGGACGATTACATTGAAGTTCAGAATGTACCCGATGAAACGGAAGAAACAGACGTGAAAGTGCCGGACGATGGCCAGATTATTCGGGCCATTCATGCTTTAGGAGAACCTTGTAAAAGTTTGCTGGTAGGTTTTTATTACGAGAAACTAAGCATGGAACAACTAGCCGCGAAGCTTAACTACAAAAGCGTGAATGTGGCCAAGCAGCAAAAATTCCGGTGCAAAGACCGCCTGAAAAATGCTTTTTCCGGTTATTTCTAG